The Mobula birostris isolate sMobBir1 chromosome 16, sMobBir1.hap1, whole genome shotgun sequence genome contains the following window.
CCTGCTGTATTCCACTAGTTATCATCAGTCAAACTGGGAAAGGCACATTATTTGCCACTATTTGCTTCCTTTCTTTTAACAAATCTTAAATTATGCCAGTGCATGTCAATTAGATGTGCCCTAACCTTTCTGACTAAACCCTGGCATACCAAGAGCCACCACATCCACAGGTACCACCTTCTCAATTCTATCAGCTAGATCTTCAAATGTTACTTCCCTCAGAGACATTAGTGAGCTAGATGGGTTTGTATAAAATTTGAGCTTTTAAAATTCCAATTTTAATGACTTGCTTGAATGTTAATTCCTCAACTACCACAATGGGATTTAAATTTGTATCTGTATCAATAGATGCTAGTCCAGTAACTTTACTATATTGCTATCCTTGTCATTCTGGAAAAGTTGAAGGTTTACATTTTGGGTTTGTCTTTGCAAAGAATACATGTGCAGTTGTCTTCAGGGCCTGTGAGGCACAGGAAATCTAGACAGCCATTCCCAAAGATGGTTTCCTCACCAAAATGAGAAATGGTATGCATAGATTACTTTATTTAGTGTTTAGACATAATAAACACTACTTGAATGTATGGCCTATTTGAAATCAGTTAAATGTTCTGTTTGCAGAATTCTGTACCCGTAATATTACAAATTACTTGTCCTTTATCCAGTCTTTGGAAGGTATTTTCAAAATAAAGTTACAAAGTTTGGTgaagagagagaaggaaggcAACACAACTATTCACATAACCATTACTACAAAATTCTCATGAGGTAAACTTAAACCAACTGGGTAATTATGAATTGTGTATCTGGaccaatttttaaaattatatggAAATAATAGCCATACAATGTATGACCCTTTTGAAGATAACTAGTTGAAAATTgcaagttaaaaaaaacaaaaaaaaactagctAAAGGATGCAACTTTTTAATAAATTTCCATTGAAAACAGCACAAATAAAGTGAACATGCATGAACTACTACCTCAAAACACTTTTTAcattacaaaatataaaaatatttctTTAGAAATCCTTGTTTGCATGATATGTACAGAAGATATAATTAACTTAGTGAAATTTTAACTTTAATTATCACATTGCATTTTAAACACAATAGGTTAAGCAGTTCTGTAACATTGTTTGGTATATTGATTGTTAAACTTGATCTATAACACTGGCAGTGAAAGGAAAATACAGTGCACAATTAGATCATTGACAAATATCTTAAGTTGTAAACATGCTCACAGCTATGCAGGCAATGGAATTCTAGTAATGATTACTATGCATTTGATAGACTATAACTGTAGAATGTATATTAGatattatattacaaaaaaaagacaaaccgaAAAAGCAAGCAAAAAACTCCTTCATTTAACCACAGTAATATTGTAGTAGCTTTTAAATACTGATAAGTCATATTGCCTTGGCCAATGTTACTTCTTAATAATTAATGCGAGTGCAACTTTTTAGTTTACATTCTTGCTagaaataagttgtgcaaaaagttATGAGATAACACAGTTCTTGCTTTTTTGTCTCTTCCTATAATGTGATTGGTATCTGCCACTCAGGGAGGATGATAAAGGGATAGGTGAATTATAACCATACATAAATTCATCACTAGTGATGGGACGAAGCTGAACAGGACGTGGAATGGGTTGGCCTAGAAAGTATCCTTCTTCCTCAGATTCTGAGGAGGAGGAACAGGTGGAACACCAATCATCATGGTCGTTAAAATAAGGTCTGCGCAACTTTTCACCTACTTGGTTCTGCAGTGTCAAATCAGACGCTGTTCTAGGATACCGACTGTATGGATCCCTCAACTGACCATTTCCGAATGCATCCCTGCTGTTTCTTCGCATCAGTAACTGACCATAATCTTCACCTGAAAACATGTGTGACCTGTCCCTCATTTGATAGGGTCTGTCAGAAGCAAGGTGAAGAGCATTATCAGAACGAGACCGTCTGGATCTCCTTGACCTGTGGCGATGCTGACGAGAGTTGTTCTCCTGATTATGCATACGTCTCTGCGTCCGTTCACTCATGGGTGTGATTCTGGCACTCATGCCAGTTTGCATCCGGTTGCTTATGGCACCATCTGGGCAGTCAAACCCTGGTGGCATTCTTCCTTGAGTAGATGATTGTCTATACTGCAAAGGGTGCCTTAGTCTGTCCAAGGGTGGCTGCAGATCCTGGTACTGCTGAGCAGAGTTCAGGCTTCGAATGGACTCTGTGCTTCTAAATCTCGCAGAAGAATTGAGTGTACCCATGTTGCTAAGTTTTTCCGATCCATTCATACCAGAGTCTTTGCTCAAATCTGGCATTGAGAACCTGGACAAATGCTCTTGGCGCCTGGCACCACCTTCCGTTGAAGCCGCTGAAAATATAATTATTTATTTGTAACATTAAAGACTGACCAATTGGTTTAGAATAAAGTACTACATCTTATATACAAGAATAGAATTAAATTTCTTCTGAAAATaatcaaaatcaaattaaaattaGTTTCAAATTTTTGAATCTGAATCTCTAAAATGAATTTTTCTTGGCTTTTTAAATTTTGTGTAAATATAATCAGCCATCGAAGAATACTAAAAATCAGCTGATGTATAGGAAAGAGTTTCATTAAGTTTGTTGTCTATAGAACCCTAATTTAAAACAGCTTTTCAAAATAAGCTAAGCATGGCTTTAACAGTGTTTGAAATTCGTTTTCAAAAATTGCTTCCTAAACATGAATAATCATGGAAAATTTTGTCACTATTAGTGTTTTAAAAGAAATGGACTTCTGATTCAGTATGTTGGCATGTTTTGAGGCTGAGCTCATTCATCAggtcctgaaacactgactgttcattcacttccaatgatgctgcctgacctgttgagttcctccagcattctgtgtgttaccATCAACTGATCTGTTTACTGTATCTATTCAGAATATTACACTGTAATTTGTAGCACAGTGATTAGTGTAACACTATACAGCGCAATCGACCAGAGTTCAGTTTCACTGTTGTCTAAAAgagattgtacattcttcccctgactgtatgggtttcctctgggtgctctggtttcctccatgttccaaagatgtatgggttaataagagttagtaagttgtgggcatgctacattggagTCGGAAGCATTGCTGCACCCAGCACACAATcatggtcgttgatgcaaatgacacatattATGATATGTTTCAAAATGATTGGCttgacatatgaagagcatttgatgactctgggactgtattcattagaattgagaagaatgaggggtgacctaattgaaacctatcgaatggtgaaaggccttgatggagtggatgtggagaggttgtttccgatggtaggagagtctaggaccacagaacacagcctcagaatagagaggtgtccatttagaacagagatgaggaggaatttctttagcaggagaatagtgaatctatggaattcgttgccagatgcagctgtggaggccatctttatgtatatttaaggcagaggttgataagagtcttgattggtcagggcatgaagggatacagggagaaaacaggagattggtgctgaaaggaaaaatggatcagccatgatgaaatggtggagcagacttgatggacgaaatggcctaattctgctcctatatcttatggtctaatatacatgtgacaaataaagctaattgttAAAGATCTTTAAACTTATTTTTAATTCATTAGGATAAGTCTATCACCGAAATCGGGAGGAGACGTTAGCTGCCAAGTAAAAATGAAAGTTATTTGAAATGTTTTAATTATCTTCTGTACATGTGCACTGTCCTTGTACACTGCATATGTGGGCATTTACTCTTAACATTTAAATAATTCTGGTAATATTTAAAACATTTTTGACACATAGATCCTGAATAATTTAAAAAGTTTGGGAAAATCAAAGATCTGTGTCTTGAGGACCAGTGGCCAGTATAAGACAGCAAATGGGATCCACAGCCCACTGATGGAGTACCAAAGCTCCAGCAAGGATGGGATGGAAGTTCTGAATTCAGAAAAGGCCAAGGTGGATGAAATCAGACTGGCGATCAGGTCAGCTGAGACTGCAGCCAGTGCAGGCCCAGTTGTCCACCAGGTTGACTCCTTCCACATGGATACTGACAGCATTGACTCTTCAGACTCTGAGTCTGATCTCTTCCTGAATACTCTAGGCTAGTTTGACCCAGAAACAATGTTTCAATTCACTGAAGAAGGGTCCAGACCTTTTGCGCCTGGAGTGTGTGCCAGTGAAATGACCTGTTGATGGCACAGATGAAGTTAGCATAGTGAAAAAACGGCTCCATTGTTACTTTGATGTTTACAGTGAAATCAATATTCCCACTTGATTGAGCCACGTATACGTCTCTGCTTTGGCTAACTTTCACTTTCCACATTTGAGATATTTCAGCACTGCTTGCATCGGTCATTTTGTTAATTCTCACTACAAAGCTACTTAGGGTtaaatgaaaattattaaatcataGTCCAAATAATTATGATAACTAGAGTATTTCCTATTTTCCACAGAATGGAAGTAACAATCCTATCTTGGTGAAGGTTGAACTGTGAATGAATATAAGTATACTCAAAACTTGTTACGTAGAATTTAGATAAATGCATTTTCATCAATAGCAGGCTACTTTATAAAAGGCTACAACCAaagtacaatatttaatttataaaCGTTAGTATGTACTTTACTTAGTTTATCTAtgcgtaattcatttgtagatttagtTCTTACTTTCCTATGTTATTGTGTATTATATGGCTCGTTTGACAGAATACATGTATATAATTCAatgtcaataaacttgacttgaaagtAATCAGAATCCATATTGAGCGTAAAGTAATGGACACCTTTCTCCTATTTTACACATTGTCAGTAAAATGACACCTGGTGGGATTATATCTAGTTTTGGAACACTCAGTCATTGATTCATTAAGAACAAATACATTGTTATGCAGAGAGGCTTAGCATGTTGGCCAATTTACTCAGGACTCACAGGAATAGAAGTATCAGCATAAATTTCTACAATAATGAGAAGATTGAATATTAATTTtactgataggaaaggaatggggaatagtCATTATTAAAATTACAATTCCTTTCAAGggacaggtagataggttcttgactggaccaGAAATTGTCCAAAATAAGAGGCAAGTAAATAAACAATGGGCTAAGAATGGGTTGGTTGATCTTCAGGACAAATCTTGATCTCCTAAGTTGGGTGGAGGACTAATTACCCAGAGTTTATTTTTCCCTTATTGTCTATAGCCTTCTCTCAGTTTTGTTTGCCACATCCAAAAGCTTTGATAACTTTGAGAATGGTGGTGATAGTAAGTGTTCAGTCATCTTGTCATTGCCAAAATGGATGTGGGACATGCTTAATAGAACTTGTTTTTTTAGCAGTGATCAGATGACTCAGCACACATCAGGAATTGAACATGCAGTTTTTATTCTATTTCTAAGGTGGCCTCCTTACAACTCAGTAATGGTGTTAGCCAATACAATTCTTTTAACTAATAATTAATCAGATCTAATACTGTACCTGTTGCGTTTGAAAGTGCAAGAGATTCGATTGACTCCCTTGGGGTTTGTTCCAGAAGTGTCAGCTGATCGGTGAAACTCAGTGCACTGATTGGATGTCTGGTTCGACACTGATGAGAAATCAATTCTCTTTCCATCTCATATCCTTGCACAGTTGGATTTGATCGAGATTCAGGAATACTATGGGTTGAAGCACTACTGAAACTTTCTTGAGTTCTGACTGTTGCAGGATAATAATCATCTTTCTTTTCTTGAATAAAACTATCACTACGATCTTTCAAGGCAGCAGTTGAACTTCTCTTTGTATTAAATTCTTTTCCCCACATTTCAGTTTGATTAGTTATACATTGTGTTGGATTAAATTCAGTCCTTACACTGTATTGGCTGAGAGGCTGAGAAGGTCTTTCTGAAAATGTAGTCCTCTCAGTAGAATTATCATCGAATTGATAGGTATCTCTGGTTTTCCATAGTGCCTCTTTGTTTAAGCTGGCAGCTTGGCCAGCAAGACTAAGCATGTCCATTTGCTGAGAAAGAGGATCAATATCTGTGGAATACCTACTCATTGAAGGTTGTGAAAGTGTTTGTCTTTTATCTTCTACTTTACTGCTGTTTCTGCCTATTCTAGCACTACGCCGGGACTCTCTTGATCGTGCACTTTGAAAGGCAGAGTCTGAAGAATCAGAGCCATTAGCATCCTCTCCAAGGCTGCATGATCTGGAACAAAATATCTGTCCTTGCTTGGGTAGGAAAGGTCGTCCAAGTAATGACTTCTTGCAGCGTGCACAGCAGAAACACAACTCGGTAGCGTGCCAGTGTTGACCATCATATGTCATCTGCCCTTGGTCAATACCTTAATAAAATGaagtttaattttttatatattagTTCACTGTATAGAGTAGTCAGAAAGAAAAATACCTTAGCCTGCTTACTTGCTTTTGTCCTATTTTCATCTGTACCATATAAAAAATACAACTGACATCACATGGACAAAAGTTCACGTGGTGAAAATAATAAACTGTTAACAAAGTATTAAGTTGATCACTTTAAAATAATAAGCCATACAATGTTCCACTCTCTTCAGAGGAAAATCAATATTCAAACATATCAGGCTAATTTCATATGAATGCTATAACTGACAGCAAAAAACAAATCATGGTCTCTAAAGATCACACACTATGATGATCAATATTCAATTATGTTTCCCATAGTAATTCTAATCCATCAACCTACTGCTCTCCCAAAAGCTTGCAAACATATTCTGGGACTGAGCTAAAGtgcacaaataaaataaatattgttCAACTGATCATTACCATTGTTTCTGCGGAAATCAAGATCGTACCTATAGTTACATTCAGATTTCCAGAAAAGATGTTGACAGAGTGGCAATCTTGGATGGTTTTGCTTTCACTTATACAAGGACAATGTTTTCAGCCAATATATAGTTAACCACTTACGAGACACATAGATTTGTTTTAATTGTAAATACCTGTACAAACCTCAGAATCGTACAGAAAAGGAACAATCCCTTCTGTCCATTAAGCACAGTTTTCATTATTTGTACACTAATGTCATGTTATTCTCTCTCCACATTCTCATCGATCCCTCCCAGATTCTGGGCACCAGGGATAAATTAAAGTGCTCAATTAACCAATCAGCCTGCgcatttttgggatgtgggaggaaactggagcactcagatgAAACACAACAGCCAGTTTCAAAATAATGACCACTTTCTAGAATAAAGGCTGGATTCCCCTTTGTATCTCTACCACCTCTTGTCTTGGAACTTGTTACTCCATTACCATTTGCTGGCTTGCTACTTATTTTGAAACTACCATatacaatttattttttatttactgtATCtattaaaagcaaaaaaaatctgCACCCTATTTGTTTTGTATTCAGGATAAAGCATAATTTTTCAAATATTTGGGATACTAAATATTTTACCATCTCATTTTCTACATTTTAGAAGAAAAGCACATCAGTTGTTGCAGATTTGGCCCGGCTAAACTGGGTAACATTAAGTGATTTAAACAAATTGACAGAACAATTCAGAAAGCATACATGTAGGAAATCTGCCTCTGTTTCACTTGACAACACACACCAGACAGTTTATTCACTAGCACATGACAGATTTGTAATCCAATATACCAAGTGCAGGAATAAGCCCATCAAGCTCTATTGCCATTTGTAAAATCATGGTGAATTTTAACTTTGCATTCCCATCCATTTGTGGTAGCCTTCCCTATTCTTGCTTATCAAGAATACCTCTCCCTATACCTTAGAAGTATACAAAGGACTGATTCCACTGCACATCAGGAAAAGAATTTCAAAGACTCAGAGGAAATAACGAAAATCACCTCACATCCTTTTTAAATAGGCATTAAAAATATTTTTAGAATGGTGAGGTCTATTTTTAGATTCttccacaagaggaaacatcttcacatccactctgttagGACTCTCAGAATCAAATATATTCGATCAAGTCACCCCTTGCTATTCGAAAACCTAATTCTTAAAGATACAAGTCTAGCCTCTCCACCATTTCCTCTCAAGGCAAGTCATCCATTCCAAGTATTAGTCCTGTAAACTTACCTTCTCTAACTTGTTTCAATTACATTTTAACCACTTTCTTTAAATAAGGTCAATACAGTatacagattttcagtctccaaACAGATATGTCCTATGTAATTGAAGCAAACCTCCCTACTATGTAGTTAATTTTCCCTGATAGAAGTGATAACATTCTATTAGCTTTCCAATTTCTTGCTTTACCTGCATATTAGCTTTTATGAATCATGCACTAGAACACACAGATCCCTTTGCATCACAGACCTCCTccatttctcaccatttagataagAAGTTCCTTTTAAAATCTTTCTCCCAAAATGGCCAATTTCAATTTTTCCACGTTATTCGCTATTTTCCTGATCTTTATCAACTCACTTAACTTATCCATATATATTAGAAGCCCACTATTGTCCCTTTAGCAACGTACTTTTtgacctatctttgtaccatcagcaaatcaGAGATAAGAGATGAGATGTATCAACTTTCAGATATAATCTCATTAGAACTCTGTATAACTACTCCTGTACTCATATTGTCTTGCAGTGAAGAGTAACTTCCTtttgccttcctaattacttGTTAAATCTGCAGGTTAACTCTCAGTGATTTATGTAAAAAGACACCTTGTGAACACTAACACCTTTCTACCTCTCAGCATTCACGTACTTCCACAGTATATTCCCTCTGCCATATAATTGACTATTTACTTAGCTTGTTTAAATCACCCTGAAAcccctctgcatcctcctcacagcccaCACTTCTGCCTGGATTTGCATGATCAGCTTTAATCATATTAATTCAAATCATGAATATAAGGTTGGGAAGAGCTGGAGCTTCATCACTGATCCCTATGACACCCCAACTCTCCCAGCATCTCAATTTATGTCTGTTTTCTATCTCTTAACCAATCCTCAGACAATGCCAGTATATTACCCCAAAGCTTTGCACTCTAATTTTGTTTATTACTCTTGTGTGGGACTGTATCAAATATTATCTATCCAAATACATGACATTAACTCATATTCTAATATTGACTGTATCCATTCTGCAAATTGCAACCTCAAAAAACCTTAAAAAATTCTGATGTTTCTTTATAAAATCTATGTTGAATCTGCATTTTAGTGTTTTCTACATGCCCTATTTTTACCTCCCTAATTATAACTTCCTGCTAACGAGATCAGTGAAATTTCAGGGCTCTAAGAACAGAATGTAGTCAGGATTGAGAGTACAACTCTGCCAGGATGTCACCTGACTAGTCTGTGGAACTACTCTGCTCACTTAAGACACCAGTCCAACATGTTCATGTAGAGAATTGTGCAAGATTGACAGGGCTGGGCTTGAGCTTACAGTTTCTGAATTCAGTGCCAATGCGAATACCAGGTGAACTGTCAGAATTTATTCTTAAGTTTCCAAGTTACAGCTTTGATGCAAGTGAACAGCTTGCCAAATTACACTGGAGGATATTTAAGAGGCATACACATTGCCACGAATCTGAAGATATCTCACCAAGACTGGATAACGACAGATTTCATTTCCTAAAGCAAGCTAATAAACTAGATGTGACCAGGTACTTAAAAAAATGCAAATTTAATTTATTAGTGCAAATCTTTCAATTGTGTAAGGGCTGGGAAGTCTCATCTCTGAATTTTAAGTGCAGAttacacacatcaaggttgctggtgaacgcagcaggccaggcagcatctctaggaagaggtacagtcgacgtttcaggccgagaccctttgttagggctaactgaaggaagagttgagatgctgcctggcctgctgcgttcaccagcaactttgatgtgtgttgcttgaatttccagcatctggagaattcctgttgtttaagtgcAGGTTACTGGATTACTTAACCAACATCTCACAGTGAAACCACACTATACTTGAAGTAAGAACAACGAAAGACAATGAAGAGTCATTGAGGTATTGGAAGGAAGAGAGAAAAGTTTAGAAAAAGTCCAAATAGTTTATACCATTATATAAAGATGGGGTTATATTTTATTAGTTGGGGCTTAGAAAAAAAATAGGGGCAAATTTGTACAAAGCATTGGCTTGCTGCAAATAGAAACTGTATGTATCGTTGTGTACGTTATAAATTGATATCTAACCATTCAgcagagattcaccagaatgaagATAATCAGGGAATATATTTGCCATCTACTGGTATTACTTCCACTACAGGGCAATTAAAAGGCTATTGAATTAAAACAAATCAATTTACAGAAATTTATGAGAGTGACTAGGAAGACTTTTTTTCTGACTGTGGAACCATCAATTTGAAATCATTACTGAAGAAAGGAGAGAAATTGTGAAATTTACTTAAAGAGGATTTAAAGAATCTAGAATGCTCCATCTAGAGCAATTGAAGATAAAAACCCTCTGCATACTGTCATCTCCATTTACCTTGTGACTTTTTCCACAATATTTACAGATTTCCCTTATAGGAAATCATTGGTCTCTGAcctaataactaaaaaaaatcaaaagcaaAAAACTGATTTATTTCTGTCTCTAAACTCCCATTTAACATACTATATAAGTCTAAATGTCAAAATGCGCAGGAGTAATTCTTTGCTGAAACAGAGAATAGTAGGATAATGGTTAAATTACAAAATTAACACCTGGATGCGTGGATGACAGACTAAAGAGGTAGAAGTTTGAATCCTGTATCAGTAGttgggaaatttaaaaaaaacatctgcAACAAGCTAGAATCAGTAATAATGACCAATGACCATGAAACCACTAAACTGTTGGTTTTTAAGGAATGGTGCACTTATGTTTTTCGGACAAGAAAATCTGCCTTGCATACCTGTTTTGGTCCATTTGTGACTCCAGATCAATCAATGAAGTGGAATGCATTTGGAATTCTAATTAGGGATGAACAATAAATGCCAGCTATGGCAGCATCATTGAATTTGCTAACTAATACATAGAGGTTCTAAATGCTCTATAAATATAAAAGTCAGACTTACCTATATGTTCACCACATGTATCACAATATTCTGCATATAGAGACTCAAAGCAGTTACAACAATAGGGCCGACCTTCTTTCATTATGTATCTTTGGCCTCCCAGGGCAGTTTCACACTCAAAACAGCAGAAATGTTTCATATGCCAATGCCTACTTTCAGCCTCTGTGCACTCATCAGCAAATATTatctataaaaataaatatatatttgaTATTATTCAGCCGAACAAAACATACCGTTGCACAGAGGTAGTTACATTTTCAAACCTGCATTGATCAACAATGACGTAACTAGTACCCTAGTAAAGAtttcactgctaacataatggtctttctgtagaagcagtgcttGGGTTATCGTTAGAGATTATGGATGAGCGATCCAATCAGGGGAGCGTTTTTTTTGTGGTGTGAGCTGGGGTCTTTGTTCGGCAGGAGATGCAGAAAGAAGATACTGGAGAGAACGGTCATAGGATTGAACTTGGTGGTGGAACTGTGATTCGACAGAGCAAGCGGAGGTCTACTGAAGATTGGTGAATttgacttttggaagagttgagctccaacttgtgcacatttgactatttaattataatgggtcctttttgtttttttctttctttttactaaccctttatttacgttaacattcataaatataattcctttaattgtatgcagtgtgctgcctgttatttcttggcaccaaGTTGTAatggtagcaaattacacagcattcacacaaactggggtttgggaTGAAAGAGCCATCCTAATCTCATGGATTTCACTGGAGTGTATATTCCCTAGACGTATGCAGCCCAAGGAAACCGGGGTTTCAATGAtaaaatcttttggcataattcACAACTTCATAGGACTAGAAATTATGATGATATAAAACACAATATAAGATAGTTTTCTTCACAGTAAACTTTTCTTCTGAACATACTCATGGGAGAGGTACTATCAAGAGACAGATCCTTCAATGTATAACTGGCTTGTGCCCAAGATGAAGTACTTTACTGAGTCAATGAGAATAGCAGGTGGTAGGCAAGAAACTCTGAACAGATGTTGGAGACCATTTTTACTTTTGAATATGAACTTCCATGAAACTATTTTGCCAAACACTAGCCCCCAAAATAGTTGTTTAGTCTTGAAACAGAGAGCATAATGCATGCATTCATTG
Protein-coding sequences here:
- the prickle2b gene encoding prickle-like protein 2b isoform X1, with translation MFSRSSKKRNSGKWLSTVDDAEKGQPCNVCGDQCPGLTLHNWRKICLHCKCPREEHIVTVMPLEMEKTVNKLMYDFQRNSTSDDDSGCALEEYAWVPPGLKPEQVHQYYNCLPEDKIPYVNSPGEKYRIKQLLHQLPPHDNEVRYCNSLDEEEKKELRLFSSQRKRESLGRGTVRPFPITMTGAICEQCGGQISGGDIAVFASRAGHGICWHPRCFVCATCNELLVDLIYFYQNGKIYCGRHHAERLKPRCAACDEIIFADECTEAESRHWHMKHFCCFECETALGGQRYIMKEGRPYCCNCFESLYAEYCDTCGEHIGIDQGQMTYDGQHWHATELCFCCARCKKSLLGRPFLPKQGQIFCSRSCSLGEDANGSDSSDSAFQSARSRESRRSARIGRNSSKVEDKRQTLSQPSMSRYSTDIDPLSQQMDMLSLAGQAASLNKEALWKTRDTYQFDDNSTERTTFSERPSQPLSQYSVRTEFNPTQCITNQTEMWGKEFNTKRSSTAALKDRSDSFIQEKKDDYYPATVRTQESFSSASTHSIPESRSNPTVQGYEMERELISHQCRTRHPISALSFTDQLTLLEQTPRESIESLALSNATAASTEGGARRQEHLSRFSMPDLSKDSGMNGSEKLSNMGTLNSSARFRSTESIRSLNSAQQYQDLQPPLDRLRHPLQYRQSSTQGRMPPGFDCPDGAISNRMQTGMSARITPMSERTQRRMHNQENNSRQHRHRSRRSRRSRSDNALHLASDRPYQMRDRSHMFSGEDYGQLLMRRNSRDAFGNGQLRDPYSRYPRTASDLTLQNQVGEKLRRPYFNDHDDWCSTCSSSSESEEEGYFLGQPIPRPVQLRPITSDEFMYGYNSPIPLSSSLSGRYQSHYRKRQKSKNCVIS
- the prickle2b gene encoding prickle-like protein 2b isoform X3, with the translated sequence MPLEMEKTVNKLMYDFQRNSTSDDDSGCALEEYAWVPPGLKPEQVHQYYNCLPEDKIPYVNSPGEKYRIKQLLHQLPPHDNEVRYCNSLDEEEKKELRLFSSQRKRESLGRGTVRPFPITMTGAICEQCGGQISGGDIAVFASRAGHGICWHPRCFVCATCNELLVDLIYFYQNGKIYCGRHHAERLKPRCAACDEIIFADECTEAESRHWHMKHFCCFECETALGGQRYIMKEGRPYCCNCFESLYAEYCDTCGEHIGIDQGQMTYDGQHWHATELCFCCARCKKSLLGRPFLPKQGQIFCSRSCSLGEDANGSDSSDSAFQSARSRESRRSARIGRNSSKVEDKRQTLSQPSMSRYSTDIDPLSQQMDMLSLAGQAASLNKEALWKTRDTYQFDDNSTERTTFSERPSQPLSQYSVRTEFNPTQCITNQTEMWGKEFNTKRSSTAALKDRSDSFIQEKKDDYYPATVRTQESFSSASTHSIPESRSNPTVQGYEMERELISHQCRTRHPISALSFTDQLTLLEQTPRESIESLALSNATAASTEGGARRQEHLSRFSMPDLSKDSGMNGSEKLSNMGTLNSSARFRSTESIRSLNSAQQYQDLQPPLDRLRHPLQYRQSSTQGRMPPGFDCPDGAISNRMQTGMSARITPMSERTQRRMHNQENNSRQHRHRSRRSRRSRSDNALHLASDRPYQMRDRSHMFSGEDYGQLLMRRNSRDAFGNGQLRDPYSRYPRTASDLTLQNQVGEKLRRPYFNDHDDWCSTCSSSSESEEEGYFLGQPIPRPVQLRPITSDEFMYGYNSPIPLSSSLSGRYQSHYRKRQKSKNCVIS
- the prickle2b gene encoding prickle-like protein 2b isoform X2; this translates as MLSTVDDAEKGQPCNVCGDQCPGLTLHNWRKICLHCKCPREEHIVTVMPLEMEKTVNKLMYDFQRNSTSDDDSGCALEEYAWVPPGLKPEQVHQYYNCLPEDKIPYVNSPGEKYRIKQLLHQLPPHDNEVRYCNSLDEEEKKELRLFSSQRKRESLGRGTVRPFPITMTGAICEQCGGQISGGDIAVFASRAGHGICWHPRCFVCATCNELLVDLIYFYQNGKIYCGRHHAERLKPRCAACDEIIFADECTEAESRHWHMKHFCCFECETALGGQRYIMKEGRPYCCNCFESLYAEYCDTCGEHIGIDQGQMTYDGQHWHATELCFCCARCKKSLLGRPFLPKQGQIFCSRSCSLGEDANGSDSSDSAFQSARSRESRRSARIGRNSSKVEDKRQTLSQPSMSRYSTDIDPLSQQMDMLSLAGQAASLNKEALWKTRDTYQFDDNSTERTTFSERPSQPLSQYSVRTEFNPTQCITNQTEMWGKEFNTKRSSTAALKDRSDSFIQEKKDDYYPATVRTQESFSSASTHSIPESRSNPTVQGYEMERELISHQCRTRHPISALSFTDQLTLLEQTPRESIESLALSNATAASTEGGARRQEHLSRFSMPDLSKDSGMNGSEKLSNMGTLNSSARFRSTESIRSLNSAQQYQDLQPPLDRLRHPLQYRQSSTQGRMPPGFDCPDGAISNRMQTGMSARITPMSERTQRRMHNQENNSRQHRHRSRRSRRSRSDNALHLASDRPYQMRDRSHMFSGEDYGQLLMRRNSRDAFGNGQLRDPYSRYPRTASDLTLQNQVGEKLRRPYFNDHDDWCSTCSSSSESEEEGYFLGQPIPRPVQLRPITSDEFMYGYNSPIPLSSSLSGRYQSHYRKRQKSKNCVIS